Below is a genomic region from Indicator indicator isolate 239-I01 chromosome 2, UM_Iind_1.1, whole genome shotgun sequence.
ATTTGTACAGGCAGTATAGGACTATATGTAGAGGGAGCTGGAATCTTCAGACTCTGAAGAAAGAGCAATGAGCTTGGGTGTGGGTGGTCTAGCAGATCTGTATAAGCCAGACTGCCTCACTGCTTGTGTCTCTTTGCAGGTTCTGCAttctccccaggcagctgagTGCAGCACACTGTAGCTGCAAATTTTTGACCATTTGAAGacattttccattctttttcccAGGGTAGTAAAGCTGCATAAGAGATAGAAAACCTCACCTTGTCCCgcagtttcctctccttccGCTCCTGCACTGTAGTCAGGTAATTCACTGCTGCATATTCCAGTACAGAGAGGAAGACAAACACAAAACTGACCCACAGGTAAATGTCCACTGCTTTGATGTAGGAAAcacgaggcatggaggcattcACCCCAGTGATGATTGTAGACATGGTCAGCACAGTGGTTATCCCTGGGAATATACCAGCAGAGAGGCCATAAGACACTTTCAAACCAGACTCCATCACAAATACAACTGTTGCTACAATCTCCTGACATTTGTATTTGCCTTGCAGTATTGTTTTTCACCTTTGGGCAATGGGTTTCACTCTGACTAGGGTTTTCTTGTCTTTCCCATCAAAACACCTCTGGGTCTGGTCTCAGGTGTTGCTGGCCTGGCTCCTTACCACACCACCAGCCTCCCTCCTCATGTCCAGGCAGCAGTGCTTTGACCCTGTGCTCAATGCACCCCATCTCCAGTCCCACGACAGTCCCTGGAGGGTACAATGAGTTTGGAGTCCATGATCCTTATGGGTCCCCTCGCACTCAAGATattctgtgactatgattcTACCAGCTTCTAGGTCAACCCCTCCACAGGATAGGCACAAGCGAAGTCCatctgttcctgctgcttctaCCATTTTCCCCAAGCCTGTGTTTTCCATCTGCTCCTGGAATGTTTTTATTCATGGGAAGTCACAGAGGTCACCAGCTGGTACTCATGCCTGGTCTGTGCCTTCCCTGGAGCAAGAGTAGAGATTAATGGGGCCTCAGAGGGCAGTGCTGCCCTACATTACACCACAGGTGAGCACAGTGAGCACATTGGCAAGGGCAGGAGCCTCTGTAGTCTGATGTTATCCTGACTCCAAGGAAGGCTCTCTGTGGCCCTCTTACTTCAGGGGCTAATGATGTCACATTAATAACTCCTCTGAAAgtaaaaaatacatatacaAGCACAAAGGACTGACTTCTCTGGGGTATCTAGGTGCCAAAAAGTACTGCTAAAGGCAATGCCTACATCTGAAAAGTCATGGCTCAAACCCGTATGGCTCCTTTTAATGATGTCTCAAAGCAATGGATAACAGCCCCCTTGCCATCTCTGTTATGTCTCTATATATCCTCTCCACTGAGGAATGAGATTTTAACAATGAACAAAATCCTGAGTAGTGTTGCTTGAAATAGGTGGAAGCAAGCTTGGGCCCAAAGTTTgccaatcacagaaacattcaggttggaaaagaccctcaggatcaccaagtccaacccagaaccctactctacaaggttcacccctaaaccatagccccaagcaccacgtccaaaccacctttaaacacatccaggcttggggactcaaccacctccctgggcagcacattccaatgcctgaccactctttctatgacaaaaattttcctaatgtccagtctaaacctacccagatataacttgaggccattccatcttgttctatcactaattacctgtgagaagagaccagcaccagcctctccacatcttttcaggtagttgtaggcagggatgaggtctcccctcagcctcctctttttcaaactaaacagacccagctccttcagtcactcttcatcagatttattttccaggcccttcccccacttccttgccctcctctgcactggctccagcacctccacatctctcctgtattgaggtgcccaaaactggacacaatacttttgctgtgaaatattttttcataatatccagtctaatcctacccagttgcagcttgaggccattccctcttgttctatcactaattccctgtgagaagaaaccagtATCAGCCTTtctacaacgtcctttcaggtagttgtagaaaaaaatgaggtttcccctcagcctcttcttttccaaactgaacagccccagctccctgactTGCTCCTCATAGGATTTATACTCCAAAACACAAATGACACTTTGCTAAGGTCAAAGCATCTGCTTTAGAAGAAAATTTATGTCCATGCCATAGTTCTGCTCCCATAGTGACTCCTCTGACATATGGCTTTATCTGCCCTGCAAAAGGGAAGCAGAATCCCTCACATGGTACTGTAAACTCATGTACCAAGTTGAACAATGCAACTCAGCTGGCTTTGTTACCTCCACCCACCCTCCTCTATCTAGAAACTCGATAAACTGACATTCTGGCAGGGCTGCTAATACTGATTTTCACCTTGCTCATTGAAGGCTCTGTACTGACACTTTGGCTCTGTATGTGCCCTGTCTCTCTTAACAGCaataaaagcagagagggaCATTTGCTCTCTGATTTACATCACATGCAACCAGTGCTCGTGCAAGCAGGGAAGGCAATTCTCTTGAAACTGCAGGGCAGATGGAGAGCTTGTACCATGGCCAGTCCCCTGCATGGGGGACACACGTGGGGCATAGCTGATTTCTGTGCCACAAGGCAATATGGAGGCAGTGCACAGCACAGGGGATTTTGTCTTGATGGCTTAGGCTGGGGTTGCAGCAATTGTTAGTTCTGTTGACTACAAGATTGTTTTTACCTAACGGGACTCTGGCAGGAACTGCTCGGCGATCGATCCAGAAGGACACCCAGGAGAGCATGACCATGAGGGTGGCAGGGAAGTAGGTCTggagcaagaagaagaagatgtgTCGGCGTAAAGTGAAGTTTATGTAGAGGCGATTGTACCACCCTGTAcaacagagagaaggaaaaggaaaagtcaCACCAGCATCAAACTGCTCTCAGACGAGGTGCTGTTGCTTTTAGAAAAACACAAATAACCACCACAGATCATCACAGGTCACAGGAAAGACTCCTTAGTGAACCAGCTGTGCAAGTCAAAGCATCTCTCAGGACCATATCTGCCAGAAAGAGAATATAACCTGTGCAGTCAGTTTAATTCAATCGAAGGCATGGTGTGATCTTGAAGAGGGATTGTCCTGGATTACGCAGCCATCAAGCCTGTGACAAGGATAGCAGCCTCAGCATGGAAGAGAGGCAGGTCTGATGGGCCACAGGGAGACCACCCAATAGATAATACTCTGTAATCAAGGTGGAGAGGGACAGTAAGCACccattcctcccccagcccactCTGGCAGGCACTGCAGTACCCACCTGTGCTGCTGTAAAAGGCAAGCTTTGTGGTGGTGTGAAACTCCTGGATCAGGAACTGAGACAGTGATATCCTCTCATCTGTTTTTAGGGAATCATTCCCATTCTTCCAGTAGAGCATGAGGTCATCTTCAGTGTAGGCATCTAGGGAAGCAGAGCAAGCCTTGGTGTAGTGCACTGAGCCAACTGCTATCACATGCATAGCCAGGAGTGTGCCCACATATTTTCCAGGCTACCCATGAGGTCCAAGTTAAAAAATCCAAATGCCAATACCTAGCTGAGAGCAACACCAGTGGTGGGTATGGCTGTGGTAAGAAGTGGACTCATTTATTGTCACAGCCCTCAGCCCTGGTGCCTGGTATGTTTTTTAAACCCTTCTGTTTCTCTAATCATAATTTTGTATACATAATATGTGTGCACCACAACAGAACTTGACAGAGTGTCCCTTATAAACATCCTAAAAtcagaagcaaaggaaaggagaCTTAGAGGAAATAATCTGAGTGGGATAACAGGCAGAACAATCTATCAGTGCTCTGAGGcatgcaagaggaaaaaaaactcttGGGTAAGCTTTCTGCTATGATGCACACATGAACAGGTCTTGGGGTATTTCAATACATGTGAAAATACAATAATATTAATCCCTTCAGATTCTTCcagacaggaaggaaaaaaaacatacatAAATATGTTTGTAtgacatatatacatacatctGTTTTAAACAGAAGTAAGATTATAACTTCTTATTGCAagcttaagaaaacaaaaccctccTAAAATGCTGAAAGTTTAAAATGTTGCTGTATGGAATCTAGGCAATTCATATGTGTGCTTGGGACAAAGGAGTGCAAGCTGGGTTTGACTCAAGTAAGTATAAGAAATGTTAAGAGAGAGGTGATTAATGTCACTGCCTCACCATGGTTTCTACACCATGGTGCACATGAAGGGCACAAGGCCATTTATTTGTGTTTGGGGGCACCTAGGCAAGCAAGTGTCCTGGAGACTGCTGACCCGAAGGCAAGTGGCCCAGGTACGCTGTGGAtgagatggcagcaggacagcCTGGCTGGCTTTCAGGACACAGGCAAGCCagtactcacagctggtttttaGAAGCACTTTGTTGCTGCAAGCACCACCTGATTCTAGTGACaaaccacaggcagggaccttTTCTCAGCGCTGAAGTTTGCTGACTTTGATTAGGACCCCTGTGAACGTAGCAGCAGCTTAAAAATCAGTATAGTTTTTGATACAAATAAACACAGTTTAGGTGCCCATGAGGTGCCACCTCTGGCTCCTCTACACCTCTCCTTTACTTACAGCTTTCAATCTCCAGGGAACAAGTCTGTGTATCCAGGGGGAAGCGGCTAAAATCCATATTGCACATTGCTGTTACTGTGACTCTAGGAATAATGAAAACAGCTCCATCAGCACCTTGTCTTCTGGTGTAACTGAAAATTGCACAGCTGTACATCTGGGCTTTATTAACTAACTATCTGGCCAGATACACTCCACTGAAAATAAATACCTTCCATTCAGCTAAAGCCATTCCATGTCAGTTAAGCCATTAAaccagtgttaaaaaaaaagatgaccaCAAAGTTAGGACTTTAAAAATTGCTACTAGGTGACAAAAATATTGGAGAAGAAAATGGCAAGGGCAGAGAAGGCACTTCATTCTTTTTGACTACCAGCAaacatctctctgcagagccctggggctttttagtctggagaagagaagactgagaggggttttgataaatgtttataaatatctgagagctgggtgtcaagaggaaggggacaggctctgctcagttgcaccctgtgataggacaaggggtaatggatgtaAACACAGAAgcttccacttcaacatgaggaggaacttcttccctgtgagggttacagagcactggaacaggctccccagagaggttgtggagtctccttctctggagaccttcacgacccttctggatgcattcctgtgcaaccttgcggtagattctgtggtcctgctcaggggttggactcaacgatcttcaGAGGTcgtttccaacccctaacatcctgtgatctgtgcttTCAGTGGATGCTTTGTATGATTAAATAATTCACATTTATCAAAGCCATCCAAGTGCCATGAGGGATGCAGGTACTTTTCTCTGCATGTCATGAATTTCATGCTGCTCAgtgagaagctggtgaagagacCTGGCCATCGGCCACCAGAGGGCACAGGCAGTGCCTCAAATTACTGCTGGAGCTGGCATGCAGCAGAGAACACTATAATGCTCTGCCCATCAGTCAAAAGCTCTGGTCTTGCTATAGTCTGATTATCTCACTTTTAATAGCATCATTTTGTGTTTGCACTGGAAGCATCCATAAATCTTGACACAATGGGCCTGAGCTCtagggaagcaaatgaaaataaaagtacaAATCATAATAAGGAAGGAATTAATGAATTATAGGAGGGCTAATGATACACAGACATTTGTCCTAATGACCTAAACACAGTGCTGTCCCTTATGTTAGTAGTCCTTATGCATATGAGGGTTCCTGCTAAGGTTGCTCTTCTATCTGCAGTTAGCTTTTGAATGAAAATGCTTGGATTAGATTTGTAGTTTAGGTGCCAGCAAGGTCTACAGTGGACtccaagaaaagagaagacagagcctGGCAAAGAATATTATAACGGCAGACACCAAGGAAAAATATAAACTACATGCAGAGGCAGGCAAGCAGGCAGTAGTGGCTCAGTTGCCCTTAAGGAGAGACCAGTGTTCATACTTCCCTAGCATTCATAAACCACTGCATAAAGTAAGGACTTTGTCAATTTGCTCACTAAGCATCTTCAAGTGCATTTTAATAATGTTCAAACTTAGGTCAGCAATGTTCCTCTTAAAGCTGATTGACCAGCTGGAAAGTAAGGAAGAAAACCAGAGCTGGGATCACTGATCAAACgacaggagaaaacaaagtTTACCCAAAATAAGCCCTTCAAGGAGCTTTCATGTGTTTCCCATGAAACGTGAGCACAAAGCAGGAAGTGCTGAAGTCAAGTGTTTGGGTTGCTCTAGCCGTACATGTGAGTCACCAGGAGCTATGTACCCTTGCGCTGAAGTGTGTTACTTCCTATGCTGAAGGATGTTCCACCTGTTTTGTTGCTTATCATAAAGCTAAAGGTGCTCTTGCTATAATTTATACCTCTTCCCAATTACctataaaaatacaaattgcACATTTTGCTAGGCCCAGAGACTTTGTTGCATAGTGAAGAGGACAACTGTAGCTGCTCTGGATTTCTGTTTATTACCAGGTATCTTCCTCTTCCTTGCATTTTCCTCCACCTTGCACTTGCGTGATCCCCACGCAGTGCCTGGTGGCGATCACAGCCTGCTGGGTTCCAGGTCTGCCACATCTGGCCACAGCttcccaacagcagcagcagaggctaaCCACACACACAAGGTGAAGTAATGCTGGTGgggccagcagtgctggcataGAAATTGGCTTCCTGCAACAGGCACTTAATGAACTTGCACAGGGACTCATGTGCCAATGCTTAGTCTGCACattcattctttttttgtttgtttgtttttgtttttccagtatGAAGTCATGCAAAAACACAACACAGGAATTAATTAAATCACTTTTCCTTTCCCACCACTAGTGGGTCTCACTGATCGAATGCAGATTTACCTGAGGCTATAAAGTACCTTCCCATCTGGCTGGACCCGCAGCATGACGTTGTCTGTGGTAGTGTCATGGATGAAGGAACGCTTGGAGTGGACAAAGAACATGTCTGGGACCCAGATCTTCTTCACCAGCCTGCCATCAAAGGTCATGCTTTGATTGttggtgctggggaaggacaACCTCTCATCTTTCCAGTAGTGCCTGAGATAAAGCGTCATGGTGAAATCCTGCAATAAACAAAGTTGTGTCACAACTTACACTTTACTGACATAGCAGTTATTTCTCCTCTCTGGGACAAGCCAGAGGGTGTAAAACACCATTCCTGAAGGCACATCCCCactccctgagctgcagggagcatgACCAGCTACAGCTTGTTTATTCTTTGGATCAGATTGGCCTACTGGCTTCAGAAATAAGAGGCCATCCAGGTGGTGAATCCACCTCTGAAATGCAAATGTTGCCTTTTGACATCTGAGAGACACTCCAGACTACCACAGACACTGCCAAAAGGCAGACCTGCTGAGGTAACAGTGGGTGGAGAGTGCTGCTGACTGCTTAATCCTCCAGCCATATGATGCTGCTTTCTGGAGCCaacagtgaagaagtatttgcTGCCTGTGCTGACCTCCATGCTTGCTGCAGCAACTGCCTTCCCCCAGGCAGCTGGAACAGCACACTGCAGTGGGAGCTCTTCCTACAGCACAGCACTAAAATCCTTTTGACTCAGTATTTGTCCAAAACAGGAGGTTTTGATACTCTCCTCATATGTTGTACTCTCAGATTCAAGGCATGCTTCTTCTCTTTGAGCTCTGTTGTATTTGGAGACAGACCCCAGAGGCACGTACACCTGGGTTTGCCTTCTTCCTTACTTCAAAGGAAGTGCTCCAGTATTTGAAGATAAACTCTCACAGAAGCAATTATAAGCATGAACCATCCTTTATGGCACATAAACTCAGGGAAGTGTCTAAGACTGACCAGTCTACCCTGGTGTCTAGGGTAGTGGAAGTCAGATGAGTTTGGGGTGGGCTTGGTTTTTTCAATTACTTggcatttgaattttttttcacaacaTTTTCCAACCATTTTGGGATATGAGGGTTTCTGCAGTCTTTTTGCAGTAGAAGTAATTGGTTAGTTGAAGCCTGTGCTATTGTTGCACTACAGGcctgtcacagagtcacagaatacatccagttggaagagacctcaaagatcatcctgtccaaccctcaacccagcactgaagggtcaacactaaaccatgtcgctaagtgccaggtcctcagggagcttgaacacctccagggatggtgactgcaccactgccctgggcagaccattccagtgtttgagaaccctttcagtgaagaaatatttcttaacacccagcctaaacctcccttgccaCAGCTTGCaatcatttcctctagtcctgtcacttgacaccaagcaggagaggctgccccctcctcactccaacctcccttcaggtagttgtagagagtgatgaggtctcccctcagcctcctcttctccaggctgaacaaccccagctccctcagatgctctacataggccatgtgctccaggcccttcatgagcctcactgactttctctggacatgctccagcacctcaatatccttcctgtagcgaggggcccagaactgaacacagtactcaaggtgtggcctcagcagtgctgaggacaggggGATGATCCccttcctgttcctgctggccactgtgtttctagtacaagccaggatgccattgagtttcttggccacctggacacactactgactcatattcagtcaactgtcaaccagtacccacAGGTCCCTTTCCAATATAATTCTTGGAAATGCTTTACATTGCATCTGACTGAAGCTTCCACAGCCGGTGAACATTTTTATTTGGTCTGTTCTATAGTGTTAACATCTTTCCCCTGTGTTCAAATTCAAGAGAGATCATTCTGGGGAACTTTTTACACAGACTCCTATGTGTTGTTAATGTGTTCTTAAAACAGTAATGAATTGACAGATATTTGTTCCTCAGAGATAAGTCAAtgcctcatttttttcttttatgaagtTGCATTTGTGGTAGGTATGGAGAAACCAAGTATGGTCAGTTTTCATTAGGAAAGCTTTATTAATACTAGTTTTAGGCTATTAAACTATGAAGAACAGTATTTTACAATGTATCATCTGAAAATCCTCCAGCCAACAAGCATATAACATCTCCCTCTTCTTTTGGTCTGTTTCTCAGAGACACTATTAGTTTTCCCATTATGTTTTGTAAATGAATTTCCAATGCTGGATGACAATCTCCTTCTTTCCATCTTTCCTCCAGATACAAAAACTGCCCTAGACATGCTGTAAAAGCTCAGTTGATTTCAGGGTTGGTGGCCCATCATAGATGGTTGGTGGCCCATCATAGatatttatttgaaattaattGGACAAAATTAATCTGATTTGTGACATTCTAATCGAGTTTTATAGTGTCCTTTATTATTTTACCAGTTTCTTGCAAATAGTCAGaaagtagggggaaaaaaaaggggagactGATATACCTAACTCTTCAAACTTAAATCCAGTACAGAGGGAATATCTCTGCCACTGATGTCTCTTCAGTTAAGATGCAAGCAATAATCTTGCAAAGCACTGTGGCCCTTTCTGATAAAGCTGCACAAGTTAAAAAGACTTGATTCTGACAACAAAAAGTCTTCATCATTATTTTGCAAACAGCCAAAACTAGCCCTTGGATACTTTTTTTACCCAAAGGTCACACAGTACttctgccagggtgctgggtgctgcagcatgATGTCAcatgaggagcaggagcagccttcAAAAACCAGGGGAAGTTGTTCAAAATCATAAGGCTTGCTTAAAAAATGAATggctgtgttgggttttttaacttTACAATCCTTGCTGTTAAGTTATCCCTTTGCTTTCAAGTCCCAAAGACTTTCAGAGGCTCTCTGGTCACCTTCACAAGCTTATCCATCAGCCAGGAAGGCTGAGACCACCCCAGGAGAGGTGAAAGCTCAAAGTGCCCATGGCTGGTGATCAGGGTACAAAGAGTACCAGAGACACAGAGGACAACTGGAGGGCTCCCCAAAGCTGGGGAGGATTGCATCCTAATGTGCCTCAGCATTGCAACATTGCTGTACCCTGCAAGTACTTGGCTGACTGCAGATTACCCAACCAtctcaaaacccaaaacagctgCAGTGAGAGGAGCCCAAGGTGCAACTGAGGTGGCTGCCAAATGCCAGCTGTGCTACCACACAGCCATGTTCCTGGCTTAGACATGGAAGGAGGCTGGGCACAGGCTCTTTAACCCTGAGGCTTTTAATTATGAGCACAGAGAACCTGGGTCCTACTGTGAAAGCTTCAGAGGTTTTTGACACATTTGTTGAAAcagcaaaacattttgaaaaatatCCTGCATTGGAGTGtgattttttcttcctcttccgaagtaaaagctgagctgctgagagGCTCTGGGGATGTTCTGACAGGGGAGGTCTAACAAGCTCTGGGTTTTGAAAGGGTGAATAAAATTGGTATAAGTCTTGCAATGTACATGCAGGGCCATTTCCTGTTCCCCTCCTGCACTCCTGGTGTCCTGCTTAGGCTGTTGTTTACACGTCAAGCATGCATGTAAAATCCTCCCATGGAAAATCTCCTGCAGAAATCATACCTTACTTTCAGCAGCATCCTGTGAAAAAAAGCCTCTTCAGCAAATATCAGGACCAAAATCTGCAAAACCTGCACTTTGAGGGTGTTT
It encodes:
- the LOC128975845 gene encoding gamma-aminobutyric acid receptor subunit rho-1 isoform X1, producing MLTVQKMHFSIFLLLWGWVLCTECRVHRQGREIHEVYKKGSRPQRQRREAHGEAHKQGSCASLFSPILKRSPDITKSPLTKSEQLLRIDDHDFSMRPGFGGPAIPVGVDVQVESLDSISEVDMDFTMTLYLRHYWKDERLSFPSTNNQSMTFDGRLVKKIWVPDMFFVHSKRSFIHDTTTDNVMLRVQPDGKVLYSLRVTVTAMCNMDFSRFPLDTQTCSLEIESYAYTEDDLMLYWKNGNDSLKTDERISLSQFLIQEFHTTTKLAFYSSTGWYNRLYINFTLRRHIFFFLLQTYFPATLMVMLSWVSFWIDRRAVPARVPLGITTVLTMSTIITGVNASMPRVSYIKAVDIYLWVSFVFVFLSVLEYAAVNYLTTVQERKERKLRDKIPCACSLPQPRAMMMDGSYNDGDVNELGHYMSENGDKQDRMMVQLALGSERGSGRRKNQRYVSMRIDTHAIDKYSRIIFPGAYILFNLIYWSIFS
- the LOC128975845 gene encoding gamma-aminobutyric acid receptor subunit rho-1 isoform X3, which codes for MLTVQKMHFSIFLLLWGWVLCTECRVHRQGREIHEVYKKGSPILKRSPDITKSPLTKSEQLLRIDDHDFSMRPGFGGPAIPVGVDVQVESLDSISEVDMDFTMTLYLRHYWKDERLSFPSTNNQSMTFDGRLVKKIWVPDMFFVHSKRSFIHDTTTDNVMLRVQPDGKVLYSLRVTVTAMCNMDFSRFPLDTQTCSLEIESYAYTEDDLMLYWKNGNDSLKTDERISLSQFLIQEFHTTTKLAFYSSTGWYNRLYINFTLRRHIFFFLLQTYFPATLMVMLSWVSFWIDRRAVPARVPLGITTVLTMSTIITGVNASMPRVSYIKAVDIYLWVSFVFVFLSVLEYAAVNYLTTVQERKERKLRDKIPCACSLPQPRAMMMDGSYNDGDVNELGHYMSENGDKQDRMMVQLALGSERGSGRRKNQRYVSMRIDTHAIDKYSRIIFPGAYILFNLIYWSIFS
- the LOC128975845 gene encoding gamma-aminobutyric acid receptor subunit rho-1 isoform X2, whose translation is MLTVQKMHFSIFLLLWGWVLCTECRVHRQGREIHEVYKKGSRPQRQRREAHGEAHKQGSPILKRSPDITKSPLTKSEQLLRIDDHDFSMRPGFGGPAIPVGVDVQVESLDSISEVDMDFTMTLYLRHYWKDERLSFPSTNNQSMTFDGRLVKKIWVPDMFFVHSKRSFIHDTTTDNVMLRVQPDGKVLYSLRVTVTAMCNMDFSRFPLDTQTCSLEIESYAYTEDDLMLYWKNGNDSLKTDERISLSQFLIQEFHTTTKLAFYSSTGWYNRLYINFTLRRHIFFFLLQTYFPATLMVMLSWVSFWIDRRAVPARVPLGITTVLTMSTIITGVNASMPRVSYIKAVDIYLWVSFVFVFLSVLEYAAVNYLTTVQERKERKLRDKIPCACSLPQPRAMMMDGSYNDGDVNELGHYMSENGDKQDRMMVQLALGSERGSGRRKNQRYVSMRIDTHAIDKYSRIIFPGAYILFNLIYWSIFS